Proteins found in one Hevea brasiliensis isolate MT/VB/25A 57/8 chromosome 18, ASM3005281v1, whole genome shotgun sequence genomic segment:
- the LOC110635103 gene encoding uncharacterized protein LOC110635103, whose protein sequence is MLSAANVTQKGNSAPSPNKSPMKTLILADPISYTNFQSSPSNFIFHFPSLSRGSKKSIHVSQAKSLFIPKPTNCSSINSPVTSNSVNYGGWDDLRLGGDLVSSVGFFRGGSFNEFSVNASKKRAKDENFRLYAERLRSLVGVFDGFGAKFNDLKNAIQRAIDTKEIDVVDLENYISVIESIQASALNSKNVVEATIDGLGNSVSVLENQKSSGRKKKEIGEVGFEILQFVGGLFGEKLVDSKPNKVKDKDNVKQVAVQGLANDQSQGNSHGLANDQAQGNSSTMVMEGGILNSVDNDKGNRPSMFSQGLTNKSALDWDSERRIRIISENAKMNRGEKAGNGKRYIDAEEFSYQSSRLRFVDNQSVSWKMNQNKENETWKSHDNLRNSMDLDFSYKHMETESSFVQEQMLKQSSAGYKSSHSRKINEDETYRSQFREEELNDDSWLADHHSVSESEIGSSSSSMVSDDVMFDSYLTEANNLLKQAKECIRGKHDEEHVEIILYKSAKLLSKALAMKPMSLLAIGQLGNTYLLHGELKLKISRELRTVLSRRDPLLFENQHRIVKGLDERVTNKDKIASALVNVCEECEELLVEAGRKYRMALSIDGNDVRALYNWGLALSFRAQLIADIGPEAAFDADKVFLAAIDKFDAMMSKGNVYAPDALLRWGVVLQQRSRLRPRNSKEKVKLLMQAKRLYEDALNMDSNNLQVREALLSCVAELNRRLL, encoded by the exons ATGCTCTCTGCTGCTAATGTAACGCAGAAAGGAAACTCCGCTCCATCACCGAATAAATCTCCAATGAAAACTCTAATTTTGGCAGATCCAATTAGCTACACAAATTTCCAATCATCcccttcaaattttatttttcactttCCATCACTTTCACGGGGAAGTAAAAAATCCATTCATGTTTCCCAGGCAAAATCTCTCTTCATTCCCAAACCCACCAACTGCTCCTCCATCAATTCGCCTGTCACCTCTAATTCAGTCAATTATGGTGGTTGGGACGATCTGAGACTCGGCGGTGATTTGGTCAGCTCGG TTGGGTTTTTCCGTGGTGGGAGTTTCAATGAATTTAGTGTGAATGCAAGTAAGAAGAGGGCAAAAGATGAAAACTTTAGGTTGTATGCTGAGAGATTGAGGAGTTTGGTTGGGGTTTTTGACGGGTTTGGTGCTAAATTTAATGATTTGAAGAATGCTATACAAAGAGCTATTGATACTAAAGAGATTGACGTAgttgatttggaaaattatatcaGTGTCATTGAATCAATACAGGCATCGGCATTGAATTCCAAAAATGTTGTCGAGGCCACCATTGATGGTCTAGGAAATTCTGTCAGTGTGTTGGAAAACCAGAAGTCATCCGGTAGAAAAAAGAAAGAGATTGGAGAAGTTGGGTTTGAGATCTTGCAATTTGTTGGGGGTTTGTTTGGTGAGAAACTGGTTGACTCAAAGCCTAATAAAGTGAAAGACAAAGACAATGTTAAGCAAGTGGCTGTGCAAGGTTTAGCAAATGATCAAAGTCAAGGCAACAGCCACGGTTTAGCAAATGATCAAGCTCAAGGAAACAGCTCGACTATGGTGATGGAAGGAGGGATTCTTAATTCTGTTGATAATGACAAAGGAAATAGGCCTTCCATGTTTTCTCAAGGTTTAACAAATAAGTCTGCTTTAGATTGGGACAGTGAAAGAAGAATCAGAATAATATCAGAAAATGCCAAAATGAACAGAGGAGAAAAAGCCGGGAATGGAAAAAGATATATTGATGCTGAAGAGTTTTCTTACCAAAGTAGCAGATTGCGGTTTGTAGATAATCAATCTGTCTCTTGGAAGATGAACcaaaataaagaaaatgaaaCATGGAAATCCCATGACAATCTCCGTAACTCTATGGATCTTGATTTCAGTTACAAACATATGGAAACAGAATCTTCCTTTGTACAAGAGCAGATGTTGAAGCAATCTAGTGCAGGTTACAAGTCTTCTCACAGCAGGAAAATTAATGAAGATGAAACTTATAGATCTCAATTCAGAGAAGAGGAGCTAAATGATGATTCCTGGTTGGCTGATCATCATTCAGTATCAGAAAGTGAAATTGGTTCCTCTTCATCTTCAATGGTTTCAGATGATGTGATGTTTGACAGTTATCTTACTGAAGCAAACAACCTTCTGAAACAAGCCAAGGAATGTATAAGGGGAAAACATGATGAAGAGCATGTGGAGATTATACTATATAAGTCTGCCAAGTTACTCTCTAAAGCCCTGGCGATGAAGCCTATGAGTTTGTTGGCCATTGGCCAATTGGGCAATACATATCTCCTTCATGGAGAACTAAAATTAAAGATCAGCCGTGAATTGAGAACTGTCCTCTCAAGAAGGGATCCCTTATTGTTTGAAAACCAACATAGAATAGTGAAAGGCTTAGATGAGCGAGtaacaaataaagataaaattgcATCTGCTCTTGTTAATGTGTGTGAAGAATGTGAAGAACTTCTTGTGGAGGCAGGCAGAAAATATAGGATGGCATTATCAATTGATGGGAATGATGTAAGGGCACTATATAATTGGGGGCTTGCTCTCTCTTTTCGTGCTCAATTGATTGCCGATATCGGACCA GAAGCtgcttttgatgctgacaaagtGTTCTTGGCTGCAATTGATAAATTTGATGCGATGATGTCCAAAGGCAATGTTTATGCACCAGATG